The Phaeodactylum tricornutum CCAP 1055/1 chromosome 6, whole genome shotgun sequence region TTTTTGCAATGCTTACAATATGTCCAGGTCGCAATATGCTGGTCGATATCATCTTGCTCCTCATCTTCAAccgattttgtttcgtcaatCTGTACAGCTCTTGATTCAAAAGGCGATTCGGGTATCGGATGTTCCAGTTCTTCTACCTATAACGCCGAGAACGTGATAAAGTGAGAGTAGTACGGCctccttcctcttctttCTATATCCAATCGTACCATAATATTGAGAAGGGCATTGTTGTGTACGAAAGAAAGCGAGTGATCAAGAACTGAGCGCTTGCAGTTTGCGTTTTGGCACTTCAAACTCAAGTTAAAACAAGAATCCCGCAAAAACTGTCCAAGAGCAACGTCTTGGAGAGAGTAATAGCATATCCCTTTTACTTCTGCCGGACAGCATTGGGACTTCTCGGTCATCCAAATTGATGTAATCAATATCGATTGATGATCTAAAGCAGTGATTTTGGAGTCGACCGACGATGGTGAATCACTATTCCCTCCATTCCAAGGTCGAATCGTGCGCCCGTTCGACGGCTTACCATAGTCCACGCAGAGGGAAGAACTGTATGTGAATGAATCAGTCAATTCAAAGTTAGGTCGGATGCTAGCACACCGCTCCCTCAAATAACTCGTCTCTAGCCTCAAATTGTAAGCCACATTAATGAGGAAGCGGAGCACAACTTTCACCTGTTTAAGGGCTGAGCGGCTTGAACCGCGGATAGCGACTGTACAGCCTAAACTCTTTGGGCAACCTTCTAACATGATGAACGTGCGTGCGACACCCCGTTTCGCTAGACCTGACTTAACAGCCTCGGCTCCATCCAGTACTCCATCTCCCAAACGTCTGGCAGTCAAAGCGGCCTGGCGGTCTTGGAGACTCAGTCTGGGATCGGCTAGCTGAGCTCCAATTGACCGCCTGGTAGAGCTGATCGAACCTGACGTACCCTTCTCTGATTCTTCACCACACGATGAAGCCTCAATTGGAGCTGCATGGTCGTTGTCAACCCAAGTCTCGCTGTCACGGAATGTGACGAGTCGAAATCGGCGACAGGAACCCAAAACGTTTGTCCCGAACTGGTTCATCACGTGATCCGTACTCGAAATAACGGTTGAGCCAGTCTGTCGCGATATCCGAGCAAGCAAGCTGGCTTTGACATGCTGGACTAACACGACGCCATTACTGAGAAAAAGCTCCTGTGCCAATCGACTTACCGACCGTCCCACAAGCACAAGGTCTGGATTGAGTTTAAGAATCTTTGCAACCAAAATTTCCATATATTTTTTCTCCTGTTCGAATAAAGTCTCAAGCGAAGCGATCCTATTTTCAGTCCGTGTGAATTCGATACTGCCACTTAGTAGCATTATACGAGGATTTTCGATCTCTCTTGCCATCTGCTTGTGACTGACTGTCTTTCGAAACAATATTCCTGACAGATACGCAGAGTCTTCGTAAGATCCACCGGGAATCACCTTGATCTTACAGTAGGGACGGATATCCAAAAGGTCTCCTTTTTTCACATTCGGATCTACTGTCGAACAGCAATGAGTTGCTAGGGATAAAAGCTGATTGACCCAGTTTCGTTCGAGATCGTAGCTGTCGTCTGGTTTATATGAAAACTCCTTACAAAGGATTGGAGCATGCGAGCGCAATAAATTCGCAGCCATTTGTTCAAGATGGTTAGCAGCAATGACACCCAAACCACGGCTTCGCTTTGCCGCAATGTCCTCCATCTCAGTACTGGTGTCAGTCTCTTGCACCCTTAATATGTTCGTTTCAGCAGCCACAGGTAAAAATTGGAGATTAGCAGTGTGGTCGAGAATATCTGTTTCGGTACATCCACTTGCACTTTTATTTTCCACGCGCAACACAGCATTCTTACGCTCATaaaaatctttttcttccagATCATTCAAATCTTGTTGCTGTTTAGCAGTTGTTGATGAAAGATTCGGTTCGAGAACTAATCGCTTCCGCGATAAGTTGCCTAGCACGGAATTCTGCACGGTTCCATCAGGGCTCTTCATTTGCTCCGTCAGCATCCCAGGAGATGATTGAGCTCGACTCAAAGCTGAGATCTGAGGGGAATCGAAAACATCCACTGCGCCGTGCTTCGGCGAACGATGATTTACGATTCGAATCCCTGAATCTCTCGATTCATCAGGTTCATTGGATTCAAATTCAACAACACCTCCTGTTTCATTGACCTGATCAAAACACATTTGACAAACACGAATAGTTGACTTTGACTTTTGCGACTCTACAAAGAAAGCCGAGCACGAGTTGCAAAAGACTTGTCCACAAAGTCGACAATGATGACGCCTTCGAAAAACAGTAAACTGCATATCGCATGAATAGCATTGCTTACACAATTGATCGGGCATCCAGTGCTGTCGACTGCTGTCAAAGCGTTCTGCCTGGCGAGGTGGAGTTGCTTGGTGCGAGAAGATTGTGCGGCTTAAATATTGACGAGAAACAGGCAAATCAGAACCAACTCGCGATTCATCTGTAAGTCTAGTTTTGACGGTACCGTCACCCCAAACGGCAGTCTGAGTAGAGTAGCTGATAGCGGCTCGCGTCTGAAGCCTCTTGCTGTTGTCCATACTCTGCGTTGGACTTACAGAACATCCGTGGAACCCTGCTTGTAGAGCTGCAGCCGGACGTGCGCGACGTGCATTTCTCCACAGGATCTGTTCATCGTAGTCCCATGGGTCTGGTTTCGGAAGAATACATCTCTTCTCAGTGTCCTTTCCAACGTTGCGCCGCGCAAGTTGATTTGGAGGCCTCATGCGATCTATATCTAATGCTGATTCAGTCCCCTGGCTTGCCAGATAGTCGTCGGACCGGGAAGCCGTATTCGTCGACAGAGATTCCTCTCTGATACTCGCGCCATTGTACAAACCCAAACTCAGCCAATCTTGTGTCGTCTGCGTTTTGCTTCCGTATACAGGAAACTGTGATAGTAGCCTGTCGGCTCGCTCATCTTCGTTGGTACACGAAAGCATTGCAGGCTCGCCATCCCAAAGAAGGTGTAGGTTGTCAATGCTATCGTCGCTTGTCTTCCTTTCTGTACCATTTGAGGAGGGCCCTATGTCACCGGCGGTCGATACTTGTGGAAGCCGATTCCACGACGAAAACCAAGGCTTGTTGGCAATCATCCTTTTGTAGCTACGAGAGATGAAAGGTTTTTTATCTccagtttacagttacctATTCTCTTTCCAATGTAAAGCTCGGCTTGATTCACAGTGAGTAGTCGTGTCCAAAGTGATCGGCGGCGGGCCAACCGAATGTCTGCGACGACAACAAGCGTACTTCGCAGTGTATTAATGATGTCCTAATAGGAATAGGATATTGTGAACGATGTCCTACTAGAAATAAGGTACTGGATTTGTTTCACCTAACTGTAACCTATGCGTCGTTTGTCAAATTTATGGCAAGGTATCAATCGTCAAGTTCCTTTCAAAACAGCACAAAAACGAGGATTACGTTAGCGAGTTGATTGATTGTCTAGGCgttccaaaaacaaaatcgGCTGGAGGTCCAGGACATTAACTGTACACCAACTACTCCTAAAGGCAACACCCATCACGGAGCAGAGCACAGATAACCATGATGCAAGTTAATTTCCGCAGCTACATCCTCCAAGCGCGGACAAGACTACATACATCGGAATCGTAAATTTGATGAAAACACTATTCTAAGTGTCAAGGATTTTTTTATGGCTTCGTCGACTGGACTTCGATTTATGCGCCTTTCCCATCGTAGCGTCTAGACTGATTTTCGGGGTTTGTTGGTTGGAATATCCGAATATGGATGAGGTCGCATCCAACCCACCGGGTGAGCCAGTAGAGCCACGGCAAATGAGAGGATCACTGCGCCAGTCATATAAACAAAGTGTTCATTGTAAAGGTAAGCACCAAAAGGCAATAAAAGCAGCAAGCAACTGGCAAAATTTAATGCCATCGACTTGAAGTCGTGTTGTGTTTTGACTGCCAACAAAAGAGTTTCGGAAAGCAATTTGTGAGTACGGAGACTTTTCACGAAATAGGCCTCAGCAGTCTGTGGCGATGTCGATTGCATCGTTCTGAAAGCTGTCATATGTCAAAATCAAGCGCAACCTAGCGCCTTTTACGTACAGTACGCATCCTTCTTTTGAGTCGATGACATGGTTCCAATAATATGCCTATGCTGAGGATCAAGAGTGCTCGCTACCAGGTACCAACAGGAGAATGAGTTCTTGTTTACATTAGCGACACTTTACAAAAGTGATGCTGAAAGTCGAACGAGACAACATCATCAGAAAAGTTGACATTGGTAGTGACGGACAGTGAGACATCGAGTGTTACTTCTTCTCGTGTTtttacatttacagtcagcgctgggtttcacagtcaaatttATGTCCGACCCTAACCTAACCCGTAGATATTACAATTCGACGAACGTCACATTCACATGTAAGCGAACAAAATACTACCTATTCTGTTATTTCCATTGGTGAGAGCAAATCGCATGAGGCGTGTCCATATCCTGGTCGGTTACTGTTGACGGTAAAAAGGATTTTTTTGCTGACGTACATTCCATACTCCTTTTCACCCATCGGGTCTGTCCGAGAACACTGCCCAAACTATTCTCGATGCAGAGTGAGATGTGTGGGATTTTTCCTAGCAGTACGGTtttcttgacagtgacttCTTTTCCGCTTGCTGTAGAGTTTCTATACCTTTTCACACTCGCCATTTCAATCCAATGAAAAAAGGAAAACGGATGACGGATACGGTCATGGAATGAGAGATTTACACTCCCATGGCATGATGGTTTTCGCAAGCGGAGCCTACCGTTGCGTTCCTCTTATTTTGCTTGGATGTTTGGTTGCTTCATTCAAGATGGGTTGTCGAGCATTCACCAATATTCCATCGCCATCTATCGGCTTTCATTCTCGGAAATCTTCGTCACTGCTAAAGTTGATAACCGAGAGTTCACGATCGTCCTCCTCGATGCCTTACGGACCCCCCTCAAACTCCACGGCTGAAGTCTCTGATCCTCTACCCAACACCAGCAGCAGTTCTACAACCCCAGAAAAACCAAAAGAAACGGAGCTTCACAAGCGCACTTTGTACAAAATTCTTGGAGCAAGTCCAGAAGACTCTCGCGACGAATTAAAGAAGCGTTACGTGGCTCTTGCGAAACTTTCGCATCCCGATGCCGTTCTTAATAATAGCAGTAACGTTGACAGTTCGCACCTTGATTTCACGGAAATTGCGGCCGCTTGGCGAATTCTTTCAAATCCCAAACAGCGAAAAAGATACGACAGGTCTCTGCAGGCGGAGCAGTTTAGTCAAGATGTCCAGGTATGGGCAGGGAATCTCAGCAAACAAGCGGCACCGGCAGCAAAGATGTTCGGAAACATAGCCCTTCCGTTTCTCCGTAAAACAACCGCTGCAACCCTTGCTAGCGTACAAGCAGCGGCAAACGACTTGATTCGAAAAGAAGAGAAGACAGAGTCCAAGGACCTTACGGAAGCCTTTAAGTCAGCCATGGAAGCTGCACGTCGTGCCGGCCGCTATGTGGATAGCATGGAgttgttggaaaagagcGACTTATTGGAGTCTCGTGCGCTAGAAGAATCTCAACAAGCCGTAGAACTTGAGCAGAAACTTTTGGACATTACCGAACGTCGTCTGACAATGGCTCTTCACACTCCAGGCTCAGGGCTCACTTCCGTGGAAGCCATGATTATATGGGACGACTTCAACCATACTGTAGGTGGTCGACTATCAGCATGGGACAGAGCGTTGTTGAAGCACACTATCGAATACGAAATCCACGAGCTTCAGCAAGCGGAAATGACATTCGTTGAAACCCAAGAAGCAGATTCGGAGGCACAAAAGCAGTATCAACTGAGCGTCCAGGCACGATTGAAAGCCCATCAGGAGTTAGTTGATGCAGAACAAGCTGAGCAAGAAGCCCGGCGCATTCTTGCTGCCTCAGAGCAACGCGTTCTCAAATCAAAGCTTGATCTAGAAGACGTTGTACGTGGGCTTGCTCACGCGGAGGCGAATGCCAAAAAGATTGATTATGAAATGGAACGTCGATCGCTTGACCTTGTGAAACAATCCGAAAAGGTTCGCAATGCTCTTCgggccaaagaaaaggaagtATGTAGTATCAAGGGGTTACCGGTCGATGATTTCGCAGTAGATCAGGTTAGCGCAGAGCGGTTGCAAGAGCTGAAAGAATTGCGACGAGAAGAACGATTGCTCGCACAAAACTCGGCAAGATTCGAAAGCAAAGCAGCCAGACTTTTATCCCGAGCCAGCAAACTTAAGATTCGAGCAGAAGAGTTAGATAAGTTGCGAGAATAGCTTTAGAAGCTATGCTCAATTTTACCGTTAGCAATCCATACTTGATGTTGATTGATTTTACCAATTTCTCTTTGATACCTCTTTATGTGTTGAGGAGCTGCGTTTCAATAGAGTTATTGTCACATAAGCTACGTTGCCACCTATAGTGGGTTCTGCCTTCTCTGGCAAGCCATGAAAAAATAAACAGGGAAATGAATATTCTTTTCTAGTTTCTTTACCTTTCATGTTTGACCAAACAAACAATCCTGTCTTTGTACAGACACACTAAAAGATTGACACCGTCTATTGACTTTCAAAGACAGCACTAGATGATGAAGTCCTGTCTTGTTCCTAAAACGGGAGACACAAATACATCAGAGATGATTTCATACTCAGTGATTAAACTGCCATTATTCATCCATGAGTCTCGGAATCAAATTGACCTTGGGAGAGGCACTGAACCAAAGATAGTCAGCTACTTTAGTCTGGTAAGCTAGTGTATCTGGACCGGTGCCAATTTCTAGTCGTAGATACCGACTGGCGGAAAGCGTTTCTCTTGCAGTCGGATTTAGTAGAATCGTCGTAACGGCGTTCATACCAACCTGATTCGAAGGACCACTGAAATGTGCACAAACTCGCGGAATTCGGCCATTGTAGCCACCGAGGTACCGAAGATCTGGTGTGGGGGCTACTGCGAGGACGAGTGAGTCCAAATTTTGTGTTCCGTACTTGGCCATGACGGTAGCGCCAGCTTCGTGTACCAATATACGTTCGGCGAAAAAGGCCCCTGCCGTATCCTTGTCGTTGAGTGGCTGAAAATCCTTGAACAGCGAACGATCCGTATAGAGTTTGAACCTAGGTTCGTTTGTCAGAGAAATAAAACCTTCTGGATCAACCACATATTGCGATCGGCGATTCGGGTCTACAAATTGGATTCCACGATCCCGAACTGTCGCAATATCTTCGGCTTCTGGGGCCATTGCGATCAGATCCAAAGAATTCTGGCGAGACAGCTGTAATATTGGTTGATACAGCCTGATAATTTCTTCGCTCACTCCTGTTCTCGACAAGGTATTAGCGAGATCCGCCTCCGATCCTCCGTTGACGTACTGATCCAGAGACGCTTGTGCGGAGAAGGGCGCAAACCAAAGAGCGACAGCCGTCTTCTTGCCTTTGCGGGGTTGAATTACTGCCTGAACCAAGCTCGTAGCAAGCTCAACATCCGTTACCGTGGTATCGCTTGGAAGACCGAGACAAACAAACGACGAATATCCCGGCCCTCCCCGGACATTATCGTTTTGAGAACCTTTCACGGAAGAAAATGCGTCGATGGTTCCAAAAACAGCTTTGTTCAGCATATTGTTCAGATTAACCGTATCGATGAGAACAGCTTCTTTGTTTGTTCCTGAGCCTTGCCCTAGTCCTTTAAGAATCGAAGCTTCCTTTCGATTGTTGAAAGAGAGCAGTGTTGGGGGGATTGTGGAGTCCACGAGATACGCAGTCGGTCGTATTCCGGGTACGTACACCGACGGTGGGTTGTTCGCCGCTCCGGAACGGAGTGGAGATATTGCCGTGGCGGAAGTCAGTGCAAAAGAGGCCAGTATGCCACGGCGAGTGTTTTCGCTGGCTTTTTCCTCTTCGTTGCAGCCCTGGCTTGCCTTTGCGGATCCTGTAACTGCTCGGGAATGAACCATGGGTGTCGCTTGCAAGGGCTGAAAGGCTCCGATTCGAGGAATGGACACTGAAAGCCACCCAAGTATTCCAAGATAGACAGCGTCCATCATAGAATTCCTCCTCATATGCTCTCGGAGACTGCTCTGTTATGGTTCCTACTGTCTATTCTTTACAGTTCGTAGAACATAAACTGAATTTGGATCTGAAAGGCAGGATGGCATGCCGCTCCCCGCGGCGTCAGAGGAAAATGCCAACGACTGGCAAGATGGGTCTCCTCtatattcacagtcagctagtgtctattctactgTGCAAACTCCTCAATTGAGCAGGATTTTTCCTCAATTGAGGGGAGCAAAAAACggacggaaagcaagacCGTAGTGTGTACAATATGTACCGGGGGCTACTagaacaaaaccaaaaactAAGGTACACTTTGAACTCCTATACCTAATACAAATTATGGTCGAAAATAAAAGAACATACATAAACCTGTACTTCAGTGGGTGAATAAACTCAAGGCCTTTGCATGCAACTCAAGTACGTAAAAGTGGAAATTAACGGGTTACAGACCGTGTACATTATGCATGTGACGTACGTAGCACATCTTGCCTTTCTTTGTACCGCAAATCCACACCTCTTTCCCCCCTATACTCTCATCCAAACATTGAGAACAACAGGATGTAGTCTTTTGTGTACACACACAACATTGACCCTGTAGCAGATAGTTCGTTTCagttccgtctttttgttttcttgttgctgttttgaTGACACCAATAAATCGCAATCCTACTCTCATCAATTCCTCTGCTGCAACCACTGAAGCAAAGTAGCTATCTGCACATACAATGCGGTCAGACATTGTCCATGGCTGTACAAGATACTTGAGAATCATTGTACCATGAAGAGTTTCTC contains the following coding sequences:
- a CDS encoding predicted protein; its protein translation is FDSSRQHWMPDQLCKQCYSCDMQFTVFRRRHHCRLCGQVFCNSCSAFFVESQKSKSTIRVCQMCFDQVN
- a CDS encoding predicted protein; its protein translation is MRDLHSHGMMVFASGAYRCVPLILLGCLVASFKMGCRAFTNIPSPSIGFHSRKSSSLLKLITESSRSSSSMPYGPPSNSTAEVSDPLPNTSSSSTTPEKPKETELHKRTLYKILGASPEDSRDELKKRYVALAKLSHPDAVLNNSSNVDSSHLDFTEIAAAWRILSNPKQRKRYDRSLQAEQFSQDVQVWAGNLSKQAAPAAKMFGNIALPFLRKTTAATLASVQAAANDLIRKEEKTESKDLTEAFKSAMEAARRAGRYVDSMELLEKSDLLESRALEESQQAVELEQKLLDITERRLTMALHTPGSGLTSVEAMIIWDDFNHTVGGRLSAWDRALLKHTIEYEIHELQQAEMTFVETQEADSEAQKQYQLSVQARLKAHQELVDAEQAEQEARRILAASEQRVLKSKLDLEDVVRGLAHAEANAKKIDYEMERRSLDLVKQSEKVRNALRAKEKEVCSIKGLPVDDFAVDQVSAERLQELKELRREERLLAQNSARFESKAARLLSRASKLKIRAEELDKLRE
- a CDS encoding predicted protein, encoding MRRNSMMDAVYLGILGWLSVSIPRIGAFQPLQATPMVHSRAVTGSAKASQGCNEEEKASENTRRGILASFALTSATAISPLRSGAANNPPSVYVPGIRPTAYLVDSTIPPTLLSFNNRKEASILKGLGQGSGTNKEAVLIDTVNLNNMLNKAVFGTIDAFSSVKGSQNDNVRGGPGYSSFVCLGLPSDTTVTDVELATSLVQAVIQPRKGKKTAVALWFAPFSAQASLDQYVNGGSEADLANTLSRTGVSEEIIRLYQPILQLSRQNSLDLIAMAPEAEDIATVRDRGIQFVDPNRRSQYVVDPEGFISLTNEPRFKLYTDRSLFKDFQPLNDKDTAGAFFAERILVHEAGATVMAKYGTQNLDSLVLAVAPTPDLRYLGGYNGRIPRVCAHFSGPSNQVGMNAVTTILLNPTARETLSASRYLRLEIGTGPDTLAYQTKVADYLWFSASPKVNLIPRLMDE